One segment of Pseudoalteromonas rubra DNA contains the following:
- a CDS encoding tetratricopeptide repeat protein, which translates to MISALIVSTCLLFSPYSQSEEAIEAVPLYSQAELLELISRNAHLKRVKDDECQLVQDIEARAEIMALPSYQFLYGDMLAYAVCVERNVELGLYYMRKAAEQGLAPALEQLGRYYDLGKLVQMDKRMAITYLREASVLGNLKAQLRLVDLFNKGYGSPRDYEDAYRWLFHAAVADKKLHKRIETALALLAQKMPDSVVKRARLPM; encoded by the coding sequence ATGATATCTGCGCTAATTGTAAGCACTTGCTTACTTTTTAGCCCTTACTCTCAAAGTGAAGAGGCGATAGAGGCTGTCCCCTTATACAGTCAGGCAGAGTTACTGGAATTGATCAGCCGTAATGCGCATCTGAAGCGCGTGAAAGACGACGAATGTCAGCTGGTTCAGGATATTGAAGCCCGCGCCGAAATAATGGCGCTGCCCTCCTATCAGTTTCTGTATGGCGATATGCTGGCCTACGCGGTATGTGTAGAGCGCAATGTGGAACTTGGCTTATATTATATGCGTAAGGCTGCTGAGCAGGGGTTAGCGCCGGCGCTGGAACAACTTGGTCGCTATTATGACCTGGGTAAACTGGTGCAGATGGATAAGCGTATGGCGATCACTTATTTGCGTGAGGCTTCCGTGTTGGGTAATTTAAAAGCTCAATTACGTCTGGTCGACCTGTTTAATAAAGGCTATGGCAGCCCCCGGGATTATGAGGATGCCTATCGCTGGCTATTCCATGCGGCCGTTGCTGATAAAAAGTTGCATAAGCGCATCGAAACCGCGCTCGCATTGCTGGCGCAGAAAATGCCGGACAGCGTCGTAAAGCGTGCCCGGCTACCTATGTAA
- a CDS encoding adenylosuccinate synthase codes for MGKNVVVLGTQWGDEGKGKVVDLLTDKASLVVRYQGGHNAGHTLVINGEKTVLHLIPSGILRDNVKCIIGNGVVLAPDALMKEVRMLEERGVPVRERLLISEACPLILPYHVALDQARELARGNKAIGTTGRGIGPAYEDKVARRGLRVGDLFNPEQFAAKLKEVLEYHNFSLVNYYKVDPVDFQKTYDEAMEIAQILKSMVVDVTELLDQTRLKGDNILFEGAQGTLLDIDHGTYPYVTSSNTTAGGVATGAGFGPLHLDYVLGIVKAYTTRVGSGPFPTELYDGQDKQDPVGKHLGEKGHEFGATTGRLRRTGWFDAVAMRRAIQINSISGFCLTKLDVLDGLETIKICTGYQLEDGTVTNVTPLAAEGYEKVTPVYEEMPGWSENTFGATTVEALPEAAVNYIKRLEELTGVPIDIISTGPDRVETMIVRNPFGE; via the coding sequence ATGGGTAAAAACGTCGTTGTATTGGGCACCCAGTGGGGTGACGAAGGTAAAGGTAAGGTTGTAGACCTGCTGACAGATAAGGCTTCTTTGGTTGTTCGCTATCAGGGCGGACATAATGCGGGCCACACACTGGTGATCAACGGTGAAAAAACCGTTCTGCACCTTATCCCGTCAGGCATTTTGCGTGATAACGTAAAATGTATTATCGGTAACGGTGTGGTATTGGCACCAGACGCGCTAATGAAAGAAGTACGCATGCTGGAAGAGCGTGGCGTACCAGTTCGTGAACGTTTGTTGATCAGTGAAGCTTGTCCGTTGATCTTGCCTTACCATGTTGCTTTGGATCAGGCGCGTGAATTGGCACGTGGTAACAAAGCAATCGGTACAACTGGACGTGGTATCGGCCCTGCTTATGAAGACAAAGTAGCGCGTCGTGGCCTGCGTGTTGGCGATTTGTTCAACCCTGAACAGTTTGCAGCTAAGCTCAAAGAAGTGCTTGAGTACCATAACTTCAGCCTGGTTAACTACTACAAAGTAGATCCAGTTGACTTCCAGAAGACCTATGATGAAGCAATGGAAATTGCTCAAATCCTGAAGTCTATGGTTGTCGACGTAACCGAGCTGTTGGATCAAACGCGTCTGAAGGGCGACAATATCCTGTTTGAAGGCGCTCAAGGCACCCTGCTTGATATCGACCATGGTACATACCCTTATGTCACCTCGTCTAATACCACAGCCGGTGGTGTTGCGACTGGTGCTGGTTTTGGTCCTTTGCACCTGGACTATGTACTGGGTATCGTAAAAGCTTACACCACGCGTGTTGGTTCAGGCCCGTTCCCGACAGAGCTTTACGACGGTCAGGACAAGCAAGATCCAGTTGGTAAACACCTTGGTGAGAAAGGCCACGAGTTTGGTGCTACCACAGGTCGTTTGCGTCGTACTGGTTGGTTTGATGCCGTGGCAATGCGTCGTGCAATCCAAATCAACAGCATTTCAGGTTTCTGTCTGACTAAACTGGATGTACTGGATGGTCTTGAGACTATCAAGATCTGTACTGGTTACCAGTTGGAAGATGGCACGGTAACGAACGTGACACCTCTGGCTGCTGAAGGCTACGAGAAAGTCACGCCAGTCTACGAAGAGATGCCTGGCTGGTCAGAAAACACCTTTGGTGCAACGACGGTTGAAGCGCTGCCAGAAGCCGCTGTTAACTACATCAAGCGTCTTGAAGAACTGACTGGTGTGCCAATCGACATCATTTCAACCGGCCCGGACCGCGTTGAAACTATGATTGTTCGCAACCCATTCGGCGAATAA
- the hflC gene encoding protease modulator HflC: MKNMTVVGLIIAAFLAFSSVFVVTEGQRAIVLLFSKVQKDSQDNAVVYEPGLHLKVPFFSQVRRIDARIQTLDGAPDRFVTSEKKDLIVDSFVKWRVNDFSAYYLRARGDKQYAETLLKQKVNNGLRTNFGSRTIKEIVSGERSELMEEALVQASESAQELGIEVLDVRVKQINLPNEVSNSIFQRMRAERTAVAKEHRSEGQEKAEIIRAEVDRRVTVMLADAERNARAVRGQGDAQAAKIYADAYNKDPEFFGFVRSLEAYKNTFTSKGDVMVLSPDSEFFDYMKNKKGE, translated from the coding sequence ATGAAAAACATGACTGTCGTAGGATTGATCATTGCCGCATTTTTGGCTTTCTCATCGGTGTTTGTTGTCACAGAAGGGCAGCGCGCCATTGTTTTACTGTTCAGTAAAGTACAAAAAGACAGCCAGGATAACGCTGTGGTTTATGAGCCGGGTCTGCACCTGAAGGTGCCATTCTTCAGTCAGGTACGTCGTATTGATGCACGTATTCAGACGCTCGATGGTGCGCCAGACCGGTTCGTGACCAGCGAGAAAAAAGACCTGATCGTTGATTCATTCGTAAAGTGGCGTGTGAACGATTTCTCCGCTTACTATCTGCGTGCCAGAGGTGATAAACAGTACGCTGAAACTCTGTTGAAGCAGAAAGTGAACAATGGTCTGAGAACCAACTTCGGTTCGCGTACCATTAAGGAAATCGTTTCGGGTGAGCGTAGTGAGCTGATGGAAGAAGCACTGGTACAGGCATCTGAAAGTGCCCAGGAACTGGGTATTGAAGTACTGGACGTGCGCGTGAAGCAAATTAACCTGCCGAATGAAGTTAGTAACTCTATTTTCCAGCGGATGCGTGCTGAACGTACAGCTGTTGCCAAAGAGCACCGCTCAGAAGGTCAGGAAAAGGCTGAAATCATTCGTGCTGAAGTTGACCGCCGAGTAACGGTTATGCTGGCAGATGCGGAACGTAATGCACGTGCCGTACGTGGTCAGGGTGATGCGCAGGCTGCGAAAATTTATGCTGACGCCTACAACAAAGATCCGGAGTTCTTCGGATTTGTTCGCTCGCTGGAAGCATATAAAAATACCTTCACCAGCAAAGGTGATGTCATGGTATTGTCACCAGACAGTGAGTTCTTTGATTACATGAAGAACAAAAAAGGTGAATAA
- the hflK gene encoding FtsH protease activity modulator HflK, giving the protein MAWNEPGNNGNDNDPWKNRGGRDQGPPDLDEVFRKFNNKFGGMFGGKPGKGGGIGGAGTVFVLLIAFVVWALSGIYTVKEAERGIVLQFGEFNRIAEPGLRWKMTFIERVIPIDIEAVRSLSASGFMLTEDENVVSVEFEVQYRVVDPTLYRFSVTDADHSLQQALDSALRYVVGHSRMDQVLTTGRELVRQRTWDELTKIIEPYNLGIIVTDVNFKDSRPPAEVKDAFDDAIAAQEDEERFIREAEAYAREIEPRARGQVTRMTQEAEGYKERITLEAQGEVERFEKLLPEYQAAKQVTRERLYIETMEQVLGNSSKVLVDVKGGNNMMYLPLDKIMQQGKPGSQVTLPSQNDINQLRQSLGQSRNSTVNSSDDRFSRDRFNNGGR; this is encoded by the coding sequence ATGGCCTGGAACGAACCGGGTAATAATGGCAATGATAACGACCCGTGGAAGAACCGCGGCGGTCGTGATCAGGGGCCACCTGACTTAGACGAGGTATTCCGCAAATTCAACAACAAGTTTGGCGGTATGTTTGGCGGTAAGCCAGGCAAAGGCGGTGGTATCGGCGGTGCCGGTACGGTATTTGTGCTGCTGATTGCTTTTGTTGTTTGGGCACTGAGCGGTATTTACACAGTGAAAGAAGCCGAACGTGGCATCGTGCTGCAATTCGGTGAATTTAACCGTATCGCCGAGCCGGGCCTGCGCTGGAAAATGACTTTCATTGAGCGTGTTATCCCCATTGATATTGAAGCGGTTCGCTCACTGTCAGCATCCGGCTTTATGCTGACCGAAGACGAAAACGTGGTAAGTGTCGAGTTTGAAGTACAGTATCGAGTGGTTGATCCGACTTTGTATCGCTTCAGCGTAACCGATGCTGATCACAGCTTGCAGCAAGCACTTGATAGTGCATTGCGTTATGTTGTCGGTCACTCTCGCATGGACCAGGTCTTAACCACAGGTCGTGAGTTAGTGCGTCAGCGCACCTGGGATGAGCTAACCAAAATCATCGAACCTTATAATCTGGGCATTATCGTTACCGATGTGAACTTTAAAGACTCACGTCCACCTGCAGAAGTTAAAGATGCGTTCGATGACGCTATCGCAGCACAGGAAGATGAAGAACGTTTCATTCGTGAAGCAGAAGCCTATGCAAGAGAAATTGAGCCTCGTGCTCGTGGTCAGGTAACGCGTATGACTCAGGAGGCTGAAGGTTACAAAGAGCGTATCACACTGGAAGCACAGGGTGAGGTTGAGCGCTTTGAAAAACTGCTGCCGGAGTATCAGGCTGCCAAGCAGGTTACGCGTGAGCGTCTGTACATCGAAACCATGGAACAAGTGCTGGGTAACAGCTCTAAAGTACTGGTTGATGTAAAAGGCGGTAATAACATGATGTATCTGCCGTTAGATAAAATTATGCAGCAAGGTAAGCCGGGCTCTCAGGTCACCTTACCGAGCCAGAATGACATCAATCAGCTACGTCAATCACTAGGTCAGTCACGCAACAGCACAGTTAACAGCAGTGATGATCGTTTTTCACGTGACCGTTTTAACAATGGTGGGAGGTAA
- the hflX gene encoding ribosome rescue GTPase HflX, protein MFDRYEAGEQAVLVHIEFPNEGDREDLRELEMLVSSAGVSCLTVVQGSRQAPHPKLFVGTGKAEEIAEIVRTHNADVIIFNHQLSPSQERNLERVCRCRVLDRTTLILDIFAQRARTHEGKLQVELAQLRHISTRLIRGWTHLERQKGGIGLRGPGETQLETDRRLLRERIKSIRKRLEKVATVREQGRRARSRNEIPTVSLVGYTNAGKSTLFNHVTHADVYAADQLFATLDPTLRKLEIADVGPVIFADTVGFIRHLPHDLVAAFKATLTETREADLQLHVVDVADQRRKENIEEVQSVLKEIDADEIPQLLVYNKIDLVDEINPKIDRDEQGVPVRVWLSAHTGEGSELLEQAISELLAKKIFAHKLIVPPAFGKLRGALFNLNAVNGESYDEAGNWLLDIRLPQADWERLKKEQGQEIEQFVVGD, encoded by the coding sequence TTGTTTGACCGTTATGAAGCCGGCGAACAGGCAGTCTTAGTACATATAGAGTTTCCGAATGAAGGAGATCGAGAAGATCTTCGCGAGCTGGAAATGCTAGTGTCTTCTGCTGGTGTTAGTTGTTTGACGGTTGTGCAAGGCAGCCGTCAGGCGCCTCACCCGAAATTATTTGTCGGGACGGGGAAAGCAGAAGAAATCGCTGAGATTGTCAGAACTCACAATGCAGATGTCATCATCTTTAATCATCAACTCAGTCCCTCTCAAGAGCGCAACTTAGAGCGTGTCTGCCGTTGTCGTGTATTAGATAGAACGACCTTAATTTTAGATATTTTTGCTCAACGTGCACGTACCCACGAAGGTAAATTGCAGGTTGAATTGGCGCAGCTACGGCATATTTCAACTCGCCTGATCCGCGGCTGGACTCACCTTGAAAGACAAAAAGGCGGGATAGGCTTGCGTGGGCCGGGTGAAACTCAGCTGGAAACTGACCGACGGTTACTCAGAGAGCGGATTAAAAGTATCCGTAAACGACTCGAAAAGGTAGCAACAGTGCGCGAGCAAGGGCGTCGTGCCCGCAGTCGTAATGAAATTCCGACGGTGTCGCTGGTTGGCTATACCAACGCGGGAAAGTCGACCTTATTTAACCATGTGACACATGCAGATGTGTATGCGGCTGATCAGCTCTTTGCGACTTTGGATCCAACACTAAGAAAGCTAGAGATAGCGGATGTTGGGCCGGTGATCTTTGCCGATACAGTTGGATTTATACGTCATTTACCTCACGACCTGGTTGCCGCATTTAAAGCTACTCTGACAGAAACACGAGAAGCAGATTTGCAGCTGCATGTTGTGGATGTGGCAGATCAGAGAAGAAAAGAAAATATAGAAGAGGTACAATCGGTCCTCAAAGAAATTGACGCCGATGAAATTCCTCAACTGTTGGTTTACAACAAAATTGATCTGGTTGACGAGATCAACCCTAAAATAGACAGAGATGAGCAAGGTGTTCCGGTGCGCGTTTGGTTATCGGCCCACACTGGTGAAGGCAGTGAGTTGCTTGAACAGGCAATTTCAGAGTTGTTGGCGAAGAAGATTTTTGCTCATAAGCTCATTGTACCGCCGGCATTTGGCAAGTTACGTGGCGCTTTGTTCAACCTCAATGCGGTCAATGGCGAGTCTTATGATGAGGCCGGAAATTGGCTGTTGGATATCAGACTGCCGCAGGCTGACTGGGAAAGGTTAAAGAAAGAGCAGGGGCAAGAAATAGAGCAATTTGTGGTTGGGGATTGA
- the hfq gene encoding RNA chaperone Hfq, whose translation MAKGQSLQDPFLNVLRRERIPVSIFLVNGIKLQGKIQSFDQFVILLENTVNQMVYKHAISTVVPARAVNFQNTQGNDSADHGEDGNF comes from the coding sequence ATGGCAAAAGGCCAATCGTTACAAGACCCATTTTTGAATGTCTTACGTCGTGAGCGCATTCCCGTTTCCATCTTTTTAGTTAACGGTATCAAATTACAAGGCAAGATCCAGTCCTTTGATCAGTTCGTCATCTTGCTTGAAAACACTGTAAATCAAATGGTTTACAAACATGCCATTTCCACTGTGGTGCCTGCTCGTGCTGTAAATTTCCAGAACACTCAAGGTAATGACAGTGCAGATCATGGCGAAGATGGTAACTTTTAA